TTTGTTCAATATTTCTTTCATTATAAATCCAATGTTGTATGAAGAACCACATCCAACAAAAAGATATTTTTTCTCTTTTGAAAAAGAAAAATCAAGCTCATTTAACTTACTTAAGAGATTGGGGATTCTTCTTATTTCATCTAATGTATAGTAGTGCACTTTTATACTACCTCCTCAGAAAAATCTTATGCCTTTCTGACTATCTTGAATTTGTATTTATCCCCTCTGTAAACTGATTTAACGTATTCAATACACTTTTTATCTTCTATATAGGTATATCTCGTTCTCAATGCAGCAATAGATCCTTCACTTTGGGCCAAATATTTAGCTTGTTCTTTGTTTAAAGTTGTTACCTCGAGAGTTTCTACGGCATGAGTGAATTTTATACCATATTCGTTATTTAGTATTCTATATAACGATTCTTTTGACATATCTCTTTCTATTACGTTCAATACCCTTATATCTGCATTGGGATTCAAGTATGCTGTTTCGATTGCATAAGGCTCTTCATCTAAAAATCGAATTCTTTTTAATAGCACTACTCTCCCGTCTTTTGGAACTTTAAACTCTTCAACTAACTCGGGAGGAATTTCTATTAGCCTGTTTTCTAATACAACGGATTTAGTTGAATGGCCTTGTTTAATTGCTTCATCGGTAAAACCTGTTAGCCTGGTTAATTCTTCCTCTTGTTTTTGTCCTGTATAAAACGTACCTTGTCCTCTTTTTCTTGTTATTAACCCTTCTTTTGAGAGTTCTTCCAACGCTCTTCTTACCGTCAAACGTGAAACACCAAATTTATTGCATATCTCGTTCTCTGTCAACAACCTATCTCCTTTTTTATAATCTTCCTCTAATTCTCTTTTTAAGTCCAGATAAAGTTTATAATAGAGAGGAATAGGGGCTTCTTCCATTTTAATCTCACTCCCTTCTTATTGGTATATTCCAATTATATAATAGTTATAACAATAAGTCAAATTTAAGATTGATTTTTCTGAATTGAATGTGCTAAAATACTTGAGGAAGATTGCGGGGCGAAGGGGCGCTAAATTAGTTTGTTGAAGGAGGCTAAAAAATGCCATATTTAAAGGTAACCACAAATAAAAAGATAGATAACAAAGAAGAATTGTTAAGTATTCTTTCAAAGGAAGTTGCTAACGTTCTTGGTAAACCAGAATTTTATGTTATGGTTAGTTTAGAAGATAGTGCTCATATTCACTTTCAAGGAAGCTCAGATTTAGCAGCTTTTGTGGAATTAAGGAGCATAGGTTTGCCTGAATCACAAACAAAAGATCTCTCTAAGTTACTCTGTCAATTACTAGAGCAACAATTGAATATACCAAAAGATCGCGTGTATATAAACTTCTTAGATATTAAAAACACGATGTGGGGTTGGAAAGGGGATACATTTTAGTTTTAATGAAAAATATTTAACAAATATGCAATTGTTAATGATTTAAAAAAATTAGATAGTAGGGAGCCACCCGCCATGTATAAAGACGAATTAGAAATGCTCGTAAAATTTTTAGGGGAAGACCTATTAAAAGAAGAAAATCAAAAAAAACTTCAAGAACTTGTTTTTAACGAAATTAAAAGAAAAGAAGATTTTCAGTCAACACACGAATTACTCAAAACACTTGAAAGTTATGAGTTAAGGGACTTTTTATATTCAAAACTTTTAGAAAGTTATTTTTCTATTTTCAATATTATTTACGAAAAAGGTAGCCTAAAATACGGAGACGAA
Above is a genomic segment from Petrotoga miotherma DSM 10691 containing:
- a CDS encoding GntR family transcriptional regulator; this encodes MEEAPIPLYYKLYLDLKRELEEDYKKGDRLLTENEICNKFGVSRLTVRRALEELSKEGLITRKRGQGTFYTGQKQEEELTRLTGFTDEAIKQGHSTKSVVLENRLIEIPPELVEEFKVPKDGRVVLLKRIRFLDEEPYAIETAYLNPNADIRVLNVIERDMSKESLYRILNNEYGIKFTHAVETLEVTTLNKEQAKYLAQSEGSIAALRTRYTYIEDKKCIEYVKSVYRGDKYKFKIVRKA
- a CDS encoding phenylpyruvate tautomerase MIF-related protein; the encoded protein is MPYLKVTTNKKIDNKEELLSILSKEVANVLGKPEFYVMVSLEDSAHIHFQGSSDLAAFVELRSIGLPESQTKDLSKLLCQLLEQQLNIPKDRVYINFLDIKNTMWGWKGDTF